One region of Triticum aestivum cultivar Chinese Spring chromosome 6B, IWGSC CS RefSeq v2.1, whole genome shotgun sequence genomic DNA includes:
- the LOC123138804 gene encoding putative disease resistance protein RGA3 gives MDTAIGAARWVLEKALAPVTDGLLEAWAASADLDGNIDALKMELLYAHGMLENAQGRGIRGLALKELLRKLEQLAYRADDVLDEMEYFRIQDALKGTYHATDMIAVGSVQGLRINVEHTARHVTSKLNCLPCLGAASRDGDQENDPGDLQENYSGDHQENVGKQGCLYGRRGVSSKQGCVKKVGGRCMPKVISSARNAAHTFGKHFPCYSPISVHHDNPQAPVTVQIENDNPQAIMPEVANHSDCEELKFNRVQMSKTMMDMVVQLKEVCAKVSIILNLDLLGSSRTRIQEIAINRSKTTLEIVEPEFYGRDDQKTKIVDVINSHEYSLSQLNVLPIFGTGGIGKTTFTQHICQEVNSSFQASIWICVSLDFSADRLAKEIVNKIDRVDGEKDNASAEELIQQRLKGKRFLLVLDDVWTYREDEWKKLLAPFKKVESKGNFIIVTTRIPMVAEMVRTTNCELELDRLDDADTMCFFEACVFGNELEPWGEHPAALLETGHEIVRRLKGSPLATKTVGRLLRNLLTLDYWKRVLESKEWELETSESDIMPALKLSYDFLPFHLKQLFVYCALFPEDYEFDSKELVQLWVGLGILRPCDQNRRTEDVGLDHLHELVNYGFFRKDKKEDGRYFYVIHDLLHELATKVSSDECVSICSSNVRSIHISPSVRHLSIIVDDKDVDDRMTFGDYKDDLRALGKRLKVENLRTLMLFIRYHGSFAKIFRDLFKKAKALRTIFLSGASYSMEDILHNFSENIHLRYLRIEPSDNAGNIDLPSMLFQFYHLEIINLEKWKDAVSIRHITNLIKLRHFLVPKGDPEGHSDISEVGKLKLLSELRRFEVGKENTGFELSQLAQLTELGGSLSIYNLEKVQEKGARGKELIIKPIHRNHLRELTLEWDMERSTREPRREENVLENLAPHSDLRDLCIRGHGGTSCPTWLGKNLLVKNLESLHLADVSWKTFPPLGEFWSVHEPHGECKGCIASPGYQNYCLKKQGFQNLKKLVFIKIPKLTNWAANQTCGFFFHLEVLIIEDCHELVELPFSCCTCSQPEQEVANMTWFSRLRELKIVRFPNLRTIPPIPWTRTLCSIEIAQTGSNFKKLTYSERWYGRPGLRLEIWAADGADGLFWNEFAFGNLRDLKELTITNCPPLPLGIVQMLTSLQSLTISGYSSIVLSPIGGESHVLYQIPVEELCISESGGGGKELTQLLSQFPKLTGLQIERCEKMTELGVSEWQSGKHQQETKDEEEIVAMAEGGLLLLPTQLQELKLRSCAQLRILPSSCSGGDNKEAAAGGLQRLRSLRQLRVENCPNLLSSYSDSSSCFPFPSSLEELTLFGLEELTNLRVSRSSILHTLSIEDSSGVLSVSICSLLSSSLTTLTFLGSKEVEPIPEEALRLLTSLQDLTFLCCDKLQILPAGLKRLASIKNLRFFSCNSLHSLPMDGLPSSLHSLLFYGCSMKSLPKDSLPSSLQELEISGCSELELLPTFSDGHPSSLQELKIWNCPAIKSVPKDALPNSLQELEISYCPDIKSLPEDGLPE, from the coding sequence ATGGACACCGCCATAGGCGCGGCGAGGTGGGTGCTGGAGAAGGCTCTGGCCCCTGTCACGGATGGTTTGCTGGAGGCCTGGGCAGCTAGCGCGGATCTCGATGGCAACATCGACGCCCTCAAGATGGAGCTGTTGTATGCGCATGGGATGCTCGAGAATGCCCAGGGCAGGGGCATCCGTGGCCTCGCGCTCAAGGAGCTCCTGCGCAAGCTGGAGCAGCTCGCATACCGGGCTGATGATGTGCTGGATGAGATGGAGTACTTCCGCATCCAGGACGCCCTTAAAGGAACTTACCATGCCACTGACATGATCGCTGTGGGTTCCGTTCAGGGCCTCCGCATCAATGTTGAACACACGGCGAGGCATGTCACCAGCAAGCTCAACTGCCTTCCGTGCTTGGGTGCTGCTAGCCGTGATGGTGACCAAGAAAATGACCCTGGTGATCTCCAAGAAAATTATTCTGGTGATCACCAAGAAAATGTTGGCAAGCAAGGATGCTTGTATGGCAGGCGGGGCGTCAGCTCCAAGCAAGGCTGTGTCAAGAAGGTTGGTGGCAGATGCATGCCCAAGGTCATCTCAAGTGCTCGCAACGCTGCCCACACTTTCGGTAAACACTTTCCATGCTACTCTCCTATATCTGTCCACCATGATAATCCTCAAGCCCCTGTGACTGTTCAAatagaaaatgataatcctcaaGCTATCATGCCAGAGGTTGCAAACCATAGCGATTGCGAAGAATTGAAGTTTAATAGGGTGCAAATGTCTAAAACGATGATGGACATGGTAGTTCAGCTGAAGGAAGTATGTGCTAAGGTCTCCATAATTCTTAATCTAGATTTGTTAGGCTCTAGCCGCACTCGCATCCAAGAAATTGCTATAAACAGATCCAAAACCACATTAGAGATTGTAGAACCTGAGTTTTACGGGAGGGATGACCAAAAAACGAAAATTGTAGATGTTATTAATAGTCATGAGTACTCTTTGAGTCAACTTAACGTGCTTCCAATTTTTGGAACGGGGGGTATTGGAAAAACAACTTTTACGCAACACATATGCCAAGAAGTCAATAGCTCTTTCCAGGCTTCAATTTGGATATGTGTCTCTCTCGATTTTAGTGCAGATAGGTTGGCAAAAGAGATAGTCAACAAAATCGATAGAGTTGATGGTGAAAAGGATAACGCTAGTGCTGAAGAACTTATTCAACAAAGACTAAAAGGCAAGAGGTTTTTACTTGTCTTGGATGATGTGTGGACATACCGAGAGGATGAGTGGAAAAAACTATTAGCACCTTTCAAAAAGGTTGAATCCAAGGGTAATTTCATTATAGTCACAACTCGAATACCAATGGTAGCAGAAATGGTTAGGACAACCAATTGCGAACTAGAGCTGGACAGGCTAGATGATGCAGATACCATGTGTTTCTTCGAAGCATGTGTATTTGGTAACGAGCTAGAACCATGGGGAGAACATCCTGCTGCATTACTTGAAACTGGTCACGAAATAGTGCGCCGTTTGAAAGGTTCCCCTCTTGCAACTAAAACTGTAGGTAGATTACTACGAAACCTACTTACTTTGGACTATTGGAAAAGAGTTCTAGAAAGCAAAGAATGGGAACTAGAAACCAGTGAGAGTGACATCATGCCAGCCCTCAAACTTAGCTATGATTTTCTCCCTTTCCATTTAAAACAGTTGTTTGTATATTGTGCTTTATTTCCTGAAGATTATGAATTTGATAGCAAGGAGTTAGTTCAATTGTGGGTTGGACTTGGTATTTTGCGTCCATGTGACCAGAATAGAAGGACCGAAGATGTTGGACTAGACCATTTGCATGAGTTGGTCAATTACGGTTTTTTCAGAAAAGACAAAAAAGAAGATGGTCGTTATTTTTATGTTATTCATGATCTATTGCACGAATTGGCCACCAAGGTATCGTCAGATGAATGTGTTAGCATATGTAGTTCTAATGTCAGGTCCATACACATCTCCCCATCTGTACGTCATTTATCCATAATTGTAGATGACAAAGATGTTGATGATAGAATGACTTTCGGCGACTATAAAGATGATTTGCGTGCATTAGGTAAAAGATTAAAAGTTGAAAACCTACGTACTCTGATGTTGTTTATACGATATCATGGTAGCTTCGCCAAGATCTTTCGTGATCTGTTTAAAAAAGCCAAAGCCCTTCGCACTATTTTTCTATCTGGAGCATCATACTCTATGGAGGACATTCTGCATAATTTTTCAGAAAACATCCATCTTCGTTACCTAAGGATCGAGCCATCAGATAACGCAGGCAACATCGACTTGCCTAGTATGCTATTCCAATTTTATCATCTAGAGATAATAAATCTTGAAAAATGGAAAGACGCTGTTTCAATTAGACATATCACCAACCTTATAAAGCTGCGTCATTTCCTAGTGCCAAAAGGAGATCCTGAGGGTCATTCTGACATATCTGAGGTGGGAAAACTTAAATTGCTTTCAGAATTAAGAAGGTTTGAGGTTGGTAAAGAAAATACTGGTTTCGAACTAAGTCAGCTAGCGCAATTAACAGAGCTTGGAGGGTCGCTTAGTATTTATAATCTTGAAAAGGTGCAAGAGAAGGGGGCACGGGGAAAGGAACTAATTATAAAACCAATACATAGGAACCACTTGCGTGAACTAACATTAGAGTGGGATATGGAAAGATCTACCAGGGAGCCAAGAAGAGAAGAAAATGTTCTGGAAAACCTTGCACCACATAGTGACCTTCGAGATCTGTGCATTAGAGGGCACGGAGGTACTAGTTGCCCAACATGGCTAGGTAAGAACCTCTTGGTCAAAAATTTGGAATCTCTTCACTTGGCTGATGTATCTTGGAAAACTTTCCCACCATTAGGAGAGTTCTGGTCGGTCCATGAGCCCCATGGTGAGTGCAAGGGTTGCATTGCAAGCCCAGGCTATCAAAACTATTGTCTCAAAAAACAAGGCTTTCAAAATTTAAAAAAGCTAGTGTTTATTAAGATACCAAAACTGACAAACTGGGCTGCAAATCAAACTTGTGGTTTTTTCTTCCACCTGGAAGTGCTCATTATTGAAGACTGCCATGAACTTGTGGAGTTGCCATTTTCATGTTGTACTTGCTCCCAACCAGAGCAAGAAGTAGCGAACATGACTTGGTTCTCTAGACTACGGGAGCTCAAGATTGTAAGATTCCCAAACCTAAGGACAATACCTCCTATCCCTTGGACCCGTACTCTATGCTCCATTGAGATAGCACAAACAGGCTCAAATTTTAAGAAGCTCACTTACTCGGAAAGATGGTACGGAAGACCAGGATTAAGGTTGGAAATTTGGGCGGCGGATGGTGCAGATGGCTTGTTTTGGAATGAGTTTGCTTTCGGTAATTTGCGTGATCTAAAAGAGTTGACTATAACTAATTGCCCTCCTTTGCCCTTGGGTATCGTACAAATGCTAACATCTCTGCAGTCCCTCACTATAAGTGGTTATTCGAGTATTGTCCTATCACCAATCGGAGGCGAGAGCCATGTCCTGTACCAGATTCCAGTTGAAGAACTCTGCATTTCTGAAAGTGGTGGTGGCGGGAAAGAATTGACTCAACTGCTCTCTCAGTTCCCGAAGCTCACCGGCCTGCAAATAGAAAGGTGTGAAAAGATGACAGAACTTGGTGTGTCGGAGTGGCAGAGTGGAAAACACCAGCAAGAGACAAAAGACGAGGAGGAAATAGTGGCGATGGCAGAAGGAGGACTGCTGCTCTTGCCTACCCAACTACAGGAGTTGAAGCTCCGAAGTTGCGCTCAGCTGAGAATACTCCCCAGTTCATGTTCAGGGGGCGACAACAAGGAAGCAGCAGCAGGAGGTCTCCAGCGTCTACGCTCCCTCCGCCAATTGCGTGTAGAGAATTGCCCCAATTTGCTTTCCTCATATTCGGACTCCTCGTCTTGTTTCCCTTTCCCGAGCTCTCTGGAAGAACTCACTCTATTCGGCCTGGAAGAACTCACAAACCTAAGAGTTAGCCGTTCCTCAATACTACATACCCTATCCATAGAGGACTCCTCCGGAGTTCTGTCGGTGTCCATCTGcagcctcctctcttcctccctcaCCACATTGACCTTTCTTGGTAGCAAAGAGGTGGAGCCCATACCAGAAGAGGCCCTCCGGCTTCTCACCTCCCTCCAAGATCTCACATTTCTTTGTTGCGACAAATTGCAGATCCTCCCGGCAGGTCTAAAGAGACTTGCCAGCATCAAGAACTTACGTTTCTTTTCATGCAACTCTCTCCATTCGCTTCCCATGGACGGCCTCCCGAGTTCTTTGCACAGCTTATTATTCTACGGATGTTCCATGAAATCATTGCCCAAGGACAGCCTCCCGAGTTCTCTGCAGGAATTAGAGATCTCAGGTTGTTCTGAACTCGAATTACTTCCCACTTTTTCGGACGGCCACCCGAGTTCTCTACAGGAATTAAAGATATGGAATTGTCCTGCCATCAAATCGGTGCCCAAGGACGCCCTCCCGAATTCTCTTCAGGAATTAGAGATCAGTTACTGTCCTGACATCAAATCGCTTCCAGAGGACGGGCTCCCTGAA